agtgCCATGATGTGTGTGAAAGTCACAGTCctacttttttattgttttgaaattCGAAGGCTGCTAATTTTGCTAACACTAACGCTACTACGGTACATGATTTGTATGACCTTCTTGGATGTTTCCATTGGATTGGGCAGGCTAGAGTGTTGGAGACAGACAGTGCGTGTGCAAGGTCCTGTTTATCATAATATAGGAAaacaaaaagtttgaaaatagaGTCTATCAGTTTTGACTTTGGTCTTGACTGTTCAAGTGTCCATTGTGAGTGCTATAGCCCCTGAATTAATCCACTTTGTTTGCTAATGCAGTTTATTTACAGATTAGCTTATCCTGGACCTGGTAGTGGTAGCTAAAGATTTTTGGTCTTTTTCTttgctcttttattttttattcaatcataaaaaaacttAGACTTAATTCATTATCATCTAGTCTTTGACCAAACGGCAAACGcctgttattttatttatttattatttactttGGAAGGTGGTTGGACTTTTTACACTAATATTTCATGCTTCCCATTGATGAATGCTGCCTAGTGGCAATGTCTTGTAAAGTGTGTGAATTGTAAAAAGCATTTGGACTAAGTTTATTTGGACCTGTATGTGAAGTGTTTTCAGGAAAACAAAGAagtttaatattgatttatctCATTTGAATAAAACTCCTTTATATCGGAGGCACTCATAAGACATTTGGTACATTcatactaattaaaaaaaaaaccaagcaaTGAAAACAGCATAAAAACATCAATCCTTTTATAGACAGGGGTGTTTTAAAAGAATGCtgttcaaacaaaaaaaaggccTACTAGTTTTGGCTTTGTTCTTGACTGGCGAACTGTCCATTGTGAGGGCTGAGGCTCCTGAATTAATCCACTTTGCTGCTTATACACATGAGCTTACCTTGGTAATCTAGATTATGGGTCTTTTGCTTTGCTTTGCTTTTTCTTAGATTTtagtctaaaaaaaatcattgtatgAGGGTGGAGATGGCAAGGTCATCAGAGTATTTTCcctcatttatttttctgtcaATTTTTGATACATGGAACTAACCAACTATGGCATTCTTTAATACCTGTACCTGATTGAATCATTTactgatatatttatttgcagTATCTTCGAACTGTTCTTGGAGAACGTCCTAGTGATCAAGGCGGTAAAGGCACACCTAAGACTGATAATGAATCCAATCATCCATGTACATCAACTTCTGATGATGTAAGCAAGCTTTCAATTTTCTTCCAACACTAGTGACAGATACTCAGAGAAACTACTTTCTAAAATTGCAATTCTTTTTTTGCCCATCATGTATAAGCACTACACAAAGTTGTCCTACAAATCAAGTAAAGTTTGTCCTATAGATCTTTGTAAACTGATTGTTTGATTGTCATTTTACCGATAAAGAATCAGAATGTGAGCACTTGTCaattagaaaatattatgaagTTATGCATTTATGTTAATTAATTCTGGTATTGGGGTAATTGGAACAATTCTGCTTGTGCTTAATGGTTGCAAATCATTCAGACATTGTGATGAGTGTATATATGGACTGCATTGTTTGCCATGACTTCAAATCAAAGCACTGTATgtactttcaaaattataaagTTCAAGTCCTTGTATAGAAACAAAAAGTTTATATTAAATGGTTGGAACTTGGAAGCAAACCTTGTGTGCTACCATACAGCGCTggttaatgataataaaatatttcaggCTTGCTTGAAATTATAGTCAATACAGTAGCACGTATGTGCTTTTCTAAGTATAGCTAACAGAGGAAACAACATTTAGGACCAAACTATAAATAGACCGGCATTTTGCAATCTTCAATTGCTTATTACTCTTTAATTTCCTGAAAAAttgtttgatatatatatttgaaattctttataatttttttcaattctgtgaaattttactttcttttatgAGGTCTATACATGtttgtcatgtaaaaatatCTTGGTagatctttatttttcatttcattaaccACCAGCGTATATCAAGGACATCAAGTGAAATGATTTCATGTGTTATATTGTACTACAGCTTGTTTTAAAATAGGGCTCTAGTATACAAAGTCATATTAGAATGCAGTTTACAAGACAGAAGAGTAGTTTTGGGGAGAAATATgaaattagaaggaaaaaaacaaatgaattcaTTTGTGGTTTCTCcgcacatttaaaaaaaaaaaaacttaacattttgaCTTACTAGATATTCATTCACGTGTTAGGTTGTGATGAAGTAAAATAATACTCTgtccattttttgttttgtttttctataCCTTATTTCTTAAAACTATTTCGTCCTCACTTGCATTTCATTGTCACAAAACAATCTCTTTTCAGAAGTGTCAATTTGATTATCATGTTGTATCATTGCAAATTCACTATTACAGTCGGTGTTACCAATGGAAGGAATTGAATCTGGTGGAGATGCTCCAAATGAAGAGACAACACAAAGCAGTAGTCAGGTATGTTTTCATTTTCGTCTCACCTGAACGAAGTTTGCCAGAGGCCCAGTGATCACTTTTTCTGTTggtctgttacaaaaatgttaaagtttttgttcaacttgctcttgtttctttatttttgcatcAATTATATACATAGTTTGCTTAAATGATCATTCAGTAATTGTGTGCTCATGAGAAAAATGGGTCAGGGTCAAAGGCCATCTAGGGGGTCAAAAGGTTAACTTTTGTTCAACTGATCCTTTGgtattaccatggagctattaaacaCAGATATAATAACAGATATAATAGCCCTATGGTATTACCACATATGTGTTCAGGAGGAAgaggaggtcaaaggtcatctatgGTTTTAAAAATCTAGTTGCAAATTTTTTCATTGGTCATGAAATCAGGGGAGAGTCTTGGTTCACAAACCTATTTAATAATGCATAATTGCTGTGCAAGTAGTATGTCTTTTTTAGATGCATATATcagacaagtggaatgcctctggccgtctcacctgcatcacgcgattcaatatagcagcagtgctgattttgaaaactactataactcgcacaagatgttcagtgatacttggttactcttatttctacgttttatgaactagaccaatacacttatagagatatgatggcaattcaacaaatacccccaacgtggccaaagttctttgaccttacatgacctttgaccttgatcatgtgacctgaaactcgcacaggatgttcagtaatacttgattactattatgtccaagttttatgaactagaccaacacactttcaaatttatggctgtaattcaacaaataccccaatttggccaaagttcattgaccctaaatgacctttgaccttgatcatgtgacctgaaacttgcacaggatgttcagtaatacttgattactattatgtccaagtttcatgaatcagatccataaactttcaaagttatgatggtaattcaacagatacccccaattcggccaaagttcattgaccctaaatgacctttgaccttggtcatgtgatgtgaaactcaagcaggatgttcagtgatacttgattaaccttatgtataagtttcatgaactaggtccatatattttctaagttatgatgaaatttcaaaaacttaaccttaggttaagattttaatgttgattcccccaacatggtctaagttcattgaccctaaatgacctttgaccttggtcatgtgacatgaaactcaggcaggatgttcagtaatacttgattaaccttatggccaagtttcatgaactaggtccatatactttctaagttatgctgtcatttcaaaaacttaacctcaggttaagatttggtgttgacgccgccgccgccgtcgccgtcgccgtcggaaaagcggcgcctatagtctcactctgctatgcaggtgagacaaaaacgatCCATATATGCCCAAGAAGGGCTGTGAAGAGGCCTCATCAAGCAGTTCTTGGCTACTCAAAATAATTGAAACGGGCTTGACCTAGGTCACTAGTCATATCAGTTCTTTTGTCGAAAGCCACTACCTACTGGTTATTTCCATGTAGAATAACTGActagtaaaaaagaaatagttaaaAATAAGGTCAGCCCCCTACACTTTCAAAAAATTCCTGTGGCCCCTTGTAGAATTTTTAGCTCAGTAATGTTCTCATCCGTGTGTCTTGACTTTTAATACCATAATAGtgattgataaatatttttttgttttgtttctaaaACAGTCGTTTCTACCAATTGAGGAGACAGTTTCAGATGGAGATGTACAGCCAAAACCAGAGACTCCACAGAGTTACTATCACGTAAGAAGATCTGTTAATTCAACTCTTGTTTAACTTAAATAGTTCTAACATAAAAGATCCATGGGAATCTTAggtaaagtattaaaaaaaatttcagtgaCTCATATCTGTACTGCAAAACTTATTAGAGTACCAGTAAAAACAAGTTTAAATAGTTGAGTgccaaaatatgaaaacatattgaaaaaatatcaccCGAGACATTTCTTTGTTTATCACTTCACAGGGATCAGCTACTGGATTGACTACAGGTACTGAGCCAACACCTAAAAGGAGGAAAGGAAGTCGCAAAAGGAAAAGGAGTTCATCTAAGAAGGTATATTTCCATAGTAAACCTTTTTCATCAGTTATAATCTGTAAAGGGGAATCCATTTTTTTGGCCATAAGATTTTCtgtgagaagagagagagaaaaaaagaatgaggaGAGTTTATGGGAAAAAATACAGACAAGCAATAGCGAGATCATGGCTGATTTTAATGTTAGTTTCAAACTTAATAAGAGTATTACTACTAGAAGTGGTGGGGACAACTTTCATATAGACCATGTGCtcaattatcagggatttgtgtgTTTTTTCCTAAGTATGGCTGAGTATAGAGGTAGCATATTGTCCAATGTCATGGAAAGATATAATTTTAAGCAAAAATTATTGGAGAAAATGTTTTAACCATTATATTTATTAGACTAATTAAAAGACTTTTTTGTTTCCCTACATCACTGTAACCTCATCAATGtggcaaattaaaaaaatcataactatCATTGTTTGtcaattatttcaaaaacttatttAATTATCTAATTTTTCCATTTCTcctaaaaacaactttcttTATTTAGGCTGAAATTCCCTTTATATGTaatgttttgttgatcttaATATGAGCTTGGGATCCTCTATTCATTAAAGTCTTTGATAATCTATTTTAGAATCAACCATTATTATATAGGTGAGGTAGAATTGGACTTGACAGCTGGGCTAAAGCTGGGTTAATGATTAAGCACAAAGAACATTGCATCATAATGCAATATATACATCAtacaaaaatgtattatttcattcttttttgcaAATTATTCAAATACCATACCAAGGTCTGTAGGTTGGAGGTTACCGgtaattgaattgaaacaaaaattgtttttttttctcttatgtGAGACTCCCTTGCTATACTTATtaaatttgttatcatttgtTGGGACTTTTAATCTTGTAAAACCTAATTTCTTAATACCCCTCATGTTTTTATCCAGAGGCAGAAATGCGTTGCAACATCTAACGCAACTACACAGACACTGTCATCTGGTCCACAACCAATGGAGGAGAAGATGTGTCAATGTCCGGATGATTTTTCCCATGTACGAAAGGACCATACTTATGCAGAAAGCTACCCTCGCATTCTAAAACCGGCCTTTGTGATGGTAGAGGTAGCGGAAGAGTCCCAAGCTTCAGATTATGGAGGTGACTCTAGTCAGT
This region of Lytechinus pictus isolate F3 Inbred chromosome 16, Lp3.0, whole genome shotgun sequence genomic DNA includes:
- the LOC135157056 gene encoding uncharacterized protein LOC135157056, whose product is MTYGTDIFDRERWPGEIRRALADAISIGSVCNLPSKMVFCQAYGCNNRTGKKCGGKSFHRFPNPKTRPDVFKKWAAAVKVEKFLLKSYKWTPNDQICSDHFVESDYEVDLRAKLMGTKPRVVLKEDAVPSVFSFSSSSGPSTSSRDERSAQASCKEYLRTVLGERPSDQGGKGTPKTDNESNHPCTSTSDDSVLPMEGIESGGDAPNEETTQSSSQSFLPIEETVSDGDVQPKPETPQSYYHGSATGLTTGTEPTPKRRKGSRKRKRSSSKKRQKCVATSNATTQTLSSGPQPMEEKMCQCPDDFSHVRKDHTYAESYPRILKPAFVMVEVAEESQASDYGGDSSQSR